One Bacteroidota bacterium genomic region harbors:
- the accD gene encoding acetyl-CoA carboxylase, carboxyltransferase subunit beta: protein MSWFKRVKEGITTSTKDKKSTPEGLWHKCSRCKKVMDVVDHINNKWVCPNCNYHTKIGSAEYFEVLFGENFTELFSNILPTDPLKFNDTKSYESRLKDTISKTGLNDALRVAVGDIGRHKLVVACMDFIFIGGSMGSVMGEKIARAIDYGREHKIPVMVISKSGGARMMEAAFSLMQMAKTSAKLALLAKAGVPYISYLTDPTTGGVTASFAMLGDFNIAEPEALIGFAGPRIIKEAIGKDLPKGFQSSEFLLEHGFLDMIINRSEMQSKLIQLLDLLADMEPEIPVIESEEKTEVKVEVKEEEKVKSKL, encoded by the coding sequence ATGAGTTGGTTTAAACGCGTTAAAGAAGGAATTACCACTTCTACCAAAGATAAAAAATCCACGCCCGAGGGCTTGTGGCATAAGTGTTCTCGCTGTAAAAAAGTGATGGACGTAGTAGACCATATCAATAATAAATGGGTTTGTCCTAATTGTAACTACCATACAAAGATTGGTTCAGCAGAATATTTTGAGGTATTGTTCGGTGAGAATTTCACGGAGTTGTTCTCGAATATATTACCAACTGACCCCCTCAAATTTAATGATACTAAGAGTTACGAAAGTAGGCTGAAGGACACCATTAGTAAAACGGGCTTGAACGATGCATTGCGTGTAGCTGTGGGTGATATCGGTCGGCATAAATTGGTAGTGGCTTGCATGGATTTTATTTTCATCGGCGGGTCCATGGGCTCGGTGATGGGAGAAAAAATTGCTAGGGCTATTGACTATGGACGTGAGCATAAAATACCCGTGATGGTTATTAGCAAATCGGGTGGAGCAAGGATGATGGAGGCTGCTTTTTCGCTGATGCAAATGGCGAAGACTTCTGCAAAGCTTGCGTTACTTGCCAAAGCAGGAGTTCCTTATATATCATACTTAACTGATCCCACAACGGGCGGTGTTACTGCATCATTTGCCATGCTTGGCGATTTTAATATAGCAGAGCCAGAAGCCCTGATAGGATTTGCAGGACCACGAATTATAAAAGAAGCAATAGGAAAAGATTTACCGAAGGGTTTCCAAAGTTCTGAATTTTTATTGGAGCATGGTTTTCTAGATATGATAATCAACCGTTCAGAAATGCAAAGTAAATTAATACAATTATTGGATTTACTTGCCGATATGGAACCCGAAATTCCTGTAATCGAATCAGAAGAAAAAACGGAAGTGAAAGTAGAAGTAAAGGAGGAGGAGAAAGTGAAAAGTAAGTTGTGA
- a CDS encoding multiheme c-type cytochrome has translation MAQAKNIALALFLLVAFMLIFWSCGDQSEPAKEKFLYRNHSDSAKYLGSEACKGCHADKYETFMQTGMGQSFGLATPQKSAGKFTGHEVLYDKFLDLYYAPHFVGNELYILEFKLQGKDTIHKRDQKIKYIIGSGHHTNSHIIESNGYLYQAPLTFYTQEGKWDLPPGFENGANSRFSRIIGHECMSCHNSLPDYVQGSENQFTNIPLGIGCERCHGPGSLHVSDKQKGILVDTKNNIDYSIVNPRKLPWQLQIDVCQRCHLQGNTVLKQGKDWQSFRPGMKLSDVMDVFLPRYADDENRFYMASHAVRLQMSPCFLKSNPDLNDNNNLKLTCITCHNPHVSTRQTGKEQYNTACKNCHSNAVKNTCTENILIRNKVQDNCVQCHMPKNGSSDIPHVSVTDHYIRKKVGNTTSNTTNTFKGLRCVNNREVADIAAAVAYLNSYEKDNNKNHTLDSAAYYIKKMGKENPELKIRELYISQKYAELINYMQINKIISADAWTNYRLGIAFLEKGDMNSAVSWLENAVRFAAKNLEFQQKLGIVYIATGNTARGKDILEKLLLINPAMPVTWYNMAMVAGKENNISLAETCLHKCIYYDPNHIQALINLANISEKKNDTVNLKKYILRLRKLQPNNKQWSVGL, from the coding sequence TTGGCTCAGGCAAAAAATATAGCCCTCGCATTATTTTTACTGGTAGCTTTTATGCTTATTTTTTGGTCGTGTGGTGACCAAAGTGAACCTGCAAAAGAAAAATTTTTATATCGCAATCATTCCGATTCTGCAAAATATTTAGGTAGTGAAGCCTGCAAAGGCTGTCATGCCGATAAATATGAAACTTTTATGCAAACAGGCATGGGGCAATCGTTTGGATTGGCTACGCCACAAAAAAGTGCAGGCAAATTTACGGGTCACGAAGTACTATATGATAAGTTTTTGGATTTGTATTATGCTCCACATTTTGTGGGGAATGAATTATATATATTGGAATTTAAACTGCAAGGAAAAGATACCATCCATAAGCGTGATCAAAAAATAAAGTATATCATAGGTTCGGGGCATCATACCAATTCACATATAATAGAAAGTAATGGATATTTATACCAAGCACCACTAACTTTCTATACACAAGAGGGAAAGTGGGATTTGCCGCCGGGCTTTGAGAATGGAGCGAATAGCCGATTCTCACGCATTATAGGCCACGAGTGTATGAGTTGCCATAATTCCTTGCCCGATTATGTGCAGGGCTCCGAAAATCAATTTACAAATATACCTTTGGGTATAGGTTGCGAACGTTGTCATGGACCCGGAAGTTTGCATGTGAGCGATAAGCAGAAAGGTATATTGGTTGATACCAAAAACAATATAGATTATAGCATTGTAAACCCGAGAAAATTACCTTGGCAATTGCAGATTGATGTATGTCAACGATGCCATTTGCAAGGTAATACTGTATTGAAGCAAGGCAAGGACTGGCAAAGCTTTAGGCCGGGTATGAAACTGAGTGACGTGATGGATGTTTTCCTGCCCAGATATGCGGATGATGAGAATAGATTTTATATGGCGAGCCATGCGGTAAGGTTACAAATGAGCCCCTGTTTTTTGAAAAGCAATCCTGATTTGAATGATAATAATAATTTGAAATTAACATGTATTACTTGTCATAATCCCCATGTAAGTACAAGGCAAACTGGAAAAGAACAATATAATACCGCATGCAAAAATTGCCACAGTAATGCAGTTAAAAATACTTGTACGGAAAATATACTTATACGAAACAAAGTCCAAGATAATTGTGTGCAATGCCATATGCCCAAGAATGGAAGTAGTGATATTCCACATGTGTCAGTTACGGATCATTATATAAGAAAAAAAGTAGGGAATACGACTTCAAACACCACCAACACTTTTAAAGGATTACGTTGTGTGAATAACCGTGAAGTGGCTGATATTGCTGCTGCAGTGGCGTATCTTAACTCTTACGAGAAGGACAATAATAAGAACCACACACTTGATAGTGCCGCATACTATATTAAGAAAATGGGCAAGGAAAATCCTGAACTTAAGATACGAGAATTGTATATTTCTCAAAAATATGCAGAGCTAATTAATTATATGCAAATTAACAAGATAATAAGTGCAGATGCTTGGACAAATTATAGATTAGGCATAGCATTTTTGGAAAAAGGTGATATGAATTCCGCTGTTTCATGGCTTGAAAATGCGGTAAGGTTTGCGGCCAAAAATTTGGAGTTTCAACAAAAACTAGGCATTGTATATATTGCTACAGGTAATACCGCAAGGGGTAAAGATATTTTAGAAAAACTATTATTGATAAATCCTGCGATGCCTGTTACTTGGTATAACATGGCGATGGTAGCAGGGAAAGAAAATAATATTTCTTTAGCAGAAACCTGTTTGCACAAATGTATATACTACGACCCAAATCATATACAAGCATTGATTAATTTGGCGAATATTTCTGAGAAGAAAAATGATACAGTGAATTTGAAAAAGTATATACTTCGATTGAGGAAACTTCAACCAAATAATAAACAATGGAGTGTGGGGTTGTAA
- a CDS encoding TPM domain-containing protein encodes MAFLNPEQEQQIEKAIGLAENQTSGEIRLHTEQFCDLDDTLQRALEVFYDLEMDKTQQQNGILIYIAYEDKKMAIVGDEGINNVVPKNYWDIIIQEMKSDFAAGNFEEGICKAVHEVGEKLKQYFPWNSDDKNELSDKISNH; translated from the coding sequence GTGGCATTCTTAAACCCAGAACAAGAACAGCAAATTGAAAAAGCTATAGGTTTGGCCGAAAACCAAACCTCTGGCGAAATTCGTTTGCACACAGAACAGTTCTGCGACCTAGATGATACCTTGCAACGTGCATTGGAAGTGTTCTACGATTTGGAAATGGATAAAACCCAACAACAAAACGGAATACTTATATATATAGCTTACGAGGACAAAAAAATGGCCATAGTAGGCGATGAAGGTATCAATAATGTAGTTCCTAAAAATTACTGGGATATTATTATACAAGAAATGAAGTCCGATTTTGCTGCAGGTAATTTTGAAGAAGGAATCTGCAAAGCCGTGCATGAAGTAGGCGAAAAATTAAAACAATACTTCCCTTGGAACAGTGATGACAAAAACGAACTTTCTGACAAAATATCCAACCATTGA
- a CDS encoding YeeE/YedE thiosulfate transporter family protein, whose translation MIEIIKEPWPWYTSGVAIAGIMTAMLFFGKTFGFSSNFSVICAACGAGKKIKIFNFDWKAQSWNLLFLIGSVAGGFIAHQFLSANEPVQIAKETIHDISKLGFDAPKGLQPEELFGLESLYNIKNMILLILGGLFIGFGTRWAGGCTSGHAISGLSDLQLPSLIAVIGFFIGGLIMTHLLFPIIF comes from the coding sequence ATGATAGAAATTATTAAAGAGCCGTGGCCTTGGTATACTTCAGGTGTAGCGATTGCAGGTATTATGACTGCGATGTTGTTTTTTGGAAAGACATTTGGCTTTTCTTCAAATTTTAGTGTAATATGTGCAGCATGTGGAGCAGGTAAAAAAATAAAAATATTTAATTTTGATTGGAAAGCACAAAGCTGGAATTTACTATTTTTAATAGGTTCTGTAGCAGGTGGATTTATTGCACATCAATTTTTATCAGCCAATGAACCAGTTCAAATAGCCAAAGAAACGATACATGACATTTCAAAACTAGGTTTTGACGCACCCAAAGGTCTGCAACCAGAAGAATTGTTTGGACTGGAATCATTATATAATATCAAAAATATGATACTACTTATTTTAGGAGGTTTATTTATAGGTTTTGGAACACGGTGGGCGGGTGGATGCACCTCAGGACATGCGATTAGTGGTCTCTCCGATTTACAATTACCTTCTTTGATTGCCGTTATCGGATTTTTTATTGGTGGATTAATCATGACCCATTTATTATTTCCCATTATCTTTTAA
- a CDS encoding DUF6691 family protein, producing the protein MKALKYIITGIIFGIIMTKSEAISWYRIQEMFRFQSFQMYGIIGTAVVLGIIIVAIVKKYKLKDTEGNPIVFIPKVKSIGKYLLGGTVFGLGWALTGACPGPLFVNLGYGYISMAIIILSAIGGTYLYGVVSEKVG; encoded by the coding sequence ATGAAAGCACTAAAATATATTATAACAGGAATTATATTTGGTATTATTATGACCAAATCGGAAGCGATATCGTGGTATCGTATACAAGAAATGTTTCGGTTTCAGTCGTTTCAAATGTATGGAATTATTGGCACCGCAGTTGTATTAGGTATTATTATAGTAGCGATAGTAAAAAAGTATAAATTAAAAGATACAGAAGGAAACCCCATTGTATTTATACCCAAAGTAAAATCAATAGGTAAATATCTTTTGGGTGGAACTGTATTCGGATTGGGCTGGGCATTGACAGGTGCTTGCCCTGGCCCGCTATTCGTGAACTTAGGTTATGGTTATATAAGTATGGCTATTATAATACTTAGTGCTATTGGTGGGACGTATTTGTATGGGGTGGTGAGTGAAAAGGTTGGGTAG
- a CDS encoding LemA family protein, protein MQKYKKFIPWVILGILIIWCVSVYNGFVSKDVVLGEKWGKVQSAYQLRADKIKQLVSVVKGSAKFEKETLLGVVEARAGMARQATFDPTKGTAEDFKKYESIQRDLMSNPKTGFNIVVEQYPQLRTTDQYKALMYEISETENMIKTERDQFTIAVKEYNTATRRFPGNLFASIFGFSQKEFFAADTGTDKAPIESLKELEK, encoded by the coding sequence ATGCAAAAGTACAAAAAATTTATTCCTTGGGTAATCCTCGGTATTCTCATCATTTGGTGTGTGAGCGTTTACAATGGCTTTGTAAGTAAAGATGTAGTATTAGGCGAAAAGTGGGGAAAGGTACAAAGTGCTTATCAATTGCGTGCTGACAAAATTAAACAGTTAGTAAGTGTAGTAAAGGGATCTGCTAAGTTTGAGAAAGAAACATTATTGGGTGTGGTAGAAGCACGTGCAGGAATGGCCCGCCAAGCAACCTTCGACCCAACTAAAGGAACCGCTGAAGACTTTAAAAAATATGAAAGCATACAAAGAGACTTGATGTCGAACCCTAAAACAGGTTTCAATATTGTTGTCGAGCAATATCCGCAGCTTCGCACTACCGATCAATACAAAGCTTTGATGTATGAAATAAGTGAAACTGAAAATATGATTAAAACAGAGCGTGATCAATTTACGATTGCTGTAAAAGAATACAATACTGCTACACGTCGTTTCCCTGGTAATTTATTTGCAAGTATATTTGGCTTTAGCCAAAAAGAATTTTTTGCAGCCGATACTGGTACCGACAAAGCCCCTATTGAGAGTCTGAAAGAACTTGAAAAATAA
- a CDS encoding TPM domain-containing protein — protein MPLFSSAQAQIPPKSNRLVNDYAGVLTSSQIVALENEAVAFDNKTSTQIAIVTIKSLEGRDIAGYSQELAETWGIGQQGKDNGILILIAVIDHKTRIHTGRGITGYASASRLGVELEEKEMNPHFKKGDFYTGLSNGLTQLEKLLDGKYEAVPKSKRSKHWTSFLGMAIIIIIIIISSIRRNRKGGGGSSGLGAGGLFFLGGSGGWGGGSSGGGGGFGGFGGGSFGGGGASSSW, from the coding sequence TTGCCATTATTTTCAAGTGCTCAAGCTCAAATTCCACCTAAATCAAATAGGTTGGTAAACGATTATGCAGGTGTATTAACTTCATCTCAAATTGTAGCACTCGAAAATGAAGCTGTAGCATTTGATAATAAAACATCCACACAAATTGCGATAGTAACTATCAAATCACTGGAAGGAAGAGATATAGCGGGTTACAGCCAGGAACTTGCTGAAACTTGGGGCATAGGGCAACAAGGCAAAGACAATGGTATATTGATTTTAATAGCCGTTATAGACCACAAAACACGAATACATACAGGTCGCGGAATTACAGGCTATGCATCTGCTTCAAGATTGGGAGTTGAGCTAGAGGAAAAAGAAATGAATCCCCATTTCAAAAAAGGTGATTTTTATACAGGGCTTTCCAATGGACTCACCCAACTGGAAAAATTATTGGATGGGAAATATGAGGCAGTTCCCAAATCGAAAAGAAGCAAGCACTGGACTTCCTTTTTGGGAATGGCCATTATTATCATAATCATTATCATATCATCTATTCGTCGCAATCGTAAAGGTGGCGGGGGAAGTAGCGGGTTAGGTGCAGGAGGATTATTCTTCTTAGGTGGTAGCGGTGGTTGGGGCGGTGGAAGCAGTGGAGGAGGTGGTGGTTTCGGCGGCTTTGGAGGCGGAAGTTTCGGCGGAGGCGGTGCTAGTAGTAGTTGGTAA
- a CDS encoding GH3 auxin-responsive promoter family protein produces the protein MIRDVLFRFASPFISQKVLRGLENIPNTNEEIALSQNKVLYYIIKKISTCEMGRDLGIKANIGVNEMEDFPLTTYQDYITYIENIKDGNPHQIWQGKPLFMAETSGSAGNKKYIPISKELLRNQLSGRRNAVASVINLYGAKRILKSPPLSFGDAPIFSQFGDIKSAPISAILACQMPSWSKYFSRPSTVTRKIPLFKDRIQSIYNEIAESPPGFIVAMPAWMRDFFSSLNVEQLQTIIAANPVLNLSGTSPKPYLNYLQTVFDNTLDFVETYPTSEGFLGWQDRKSETGIRLYVNDGIYFELLYENGRTNPITKTAVGDMGELVITTCSGLFRYCIGDLISVVSLNPIRVIIIGRKSETLSVFGEHLLTSETDTVIKSACEYYKIPMFDYIVSPAPLKDNSKSHHVWMIETDEQTLPENLSAYINGELCKLNMCYRDLYNDGVLACPMIIPIKPSTILNYYKSRGRIGLQQKLPRLLKEGISFND, from the coding sequence ATGATTAGAGATGTGTTGTTTCGTTTCGCTTCACCCTTTATTTCGCAAAAGGTACTAAGAGGGTTGGAAAATATTCCAAATACAAACGAAGAGATAGCTTTATCTCAAAACAAAGTATTATATTATATAATCAAGAAAATTTCTACTTGCGAAATGGGTAGAGATTTAGGAATAAAAGCAAATATTGGTGTGAACGAGATGGAAGATTTTCCACTTACCACATATCAAGATTATATAACATATATTGAAAATATAAAAGATGGAAATCCGCACCAAATTTGGCAGGGAAAGCCTTTGTTTATGGCAGAAACATCGGGCAGTGCTGGCAATAAAAAATATATACCTATAAGTAAAGAGTTGTTGAGAAATCAACTTAGTGGCAGAAGGAATGCTGTGGCAAGTGTGATTAATTTATATGGTGCGAAACGCATATTAAAGTCACCACCGCTTAGTTTTGGGGATGCTCCTATATTTAGTCAATTTGGAGATATAAAATCAGCTCCGATTTCTGCTATCCTTGCTTGTCAAATGCCAAGTTGGTCAAAGTATTTTTCAAGACCTTCGACTGTTACGCGTAAAATTCCATTATTCAAAGACAGGATTCAAAGTATATACAATGAAATTGCAGAATCGCCACCGGGATTTATTGTAGCAATGCCTGCTTGGATGCGTGATTTCTTTTCTTCACTCAATGTTGAACAATTGCAAACTATTATAGCTGCAAATCCTGTTTTAAATTTGAGCGGGACGAGTCCGAAACCTTATTTAAATTATTTGCAAACTGTATTTGATAATACATTAGATTTTGTAGAAACTTATCCTACTTCCGAAGGTTTTTTGGGTTGGCAAGATCGTAAAAGTGAAACGGGAATTCGATTGTATGTAAATGATGGAATATACTTTGAATTATTATATGAAAATGGTAGGACAAATCCAATTACAAAAACCGCGGTGGGTGATATGGGAGAACTTGTGATTACCACATGCAGCGGTTTGTTTAGGTATTGTATTGGTGATTTGATAAGTGTAGTTTCACTTAACCCTATTCGCGTTATTATAATAGGACGGAAGTCTGAAACATTATCAGTTTTTGGGGAACATTTGCTAACTTCAGAAACAGATACTGTGATTAAGAGTGCTTGCGAATACTATAAAATTCCAATGTTTGATTATATTGTGAGTCCAGCTCCATTAAAGGATAATAGTAAGTCACATCATGTTTGGATGATAGAAACAGATGAACAAACCCTCCCAGAAAATTTATCAGCATATATAAATGGTGAGTTATGCAAACTCAATATGTGTTATCGTGATTTATATAATGATGGAGTGTTGGCATGTCCTATGATAATTCCAATAAAGCCTAGTACTATTTTGAATTATTATAAAAGTAGAGGAAGAATTGGTTTGCAGCAGAAGCTTCCAAGGCTTTTGAAAGAGGGGATAAGCTTTAATGATTAA
- a CDS encoding rhodanese-like domain-containing protein: protein MDITSEELKQRMDSGEKLNIIDVRESYEYEEFNIGAKLVPLGTIQSVIDDLGDWKDEEVIVHCKAGGRSAAARDFMMKNGFTNVRNLLGGMLDWQAKFGNK, encoded by the coding sequence ATGGATATTACCTCAGAAGAATTAAAGCAACGCATGGATAGTGGTGAAAAACTCAACATTATAGATGTGCGTGAATCTTATGAATACGAAGAATTTAATATAGGTGCGAAGTTGGTTCCGCTGGGTACTATACAATCCGTAATTGATGACTTGGGCGATTGGAAAGATGAAGAAGTGATTGTTCATTGCAAAGCTGGTGGCCGTAGTGCCGCAGCCCGTGACTTTATGATGAAAAATGGTTTTACCAATGTGCGGAATTTATTAGGTGGTATGCTAGATTGGCAGGCCAAGTTTGGTAATAAATAA
- a CDS encoding biotin/lipoyl-containing protein, which translates to MKAKIGDKEYNTERKADELRVNGQLVPLELLSKEGDNYYYNLRGRNYKVEIVSTDEDTKELVVKVNGKKTTVKLQDRYDELLASMGMDTKAGKKQGQVKAPMPGMVLKLLAQEGQQIAKGDSLLLLEAMKMENIIKSPVDGLIKKIYISEKDKVEKNQVMIEFG; encoded by the coding sequence ATGAAAGCCAAAATAGGAGACAAGGAATATAATACAGAGCGAAAGGCTGATGAGCTAAGAGTAAACGGGCAATTGGTGCCGCTGGAACTGCTATCGAAAGAAGGAGACAATTACTATTATAATTTGAGAGGTCGGAACTATAAAGTGGAGATTGTGAGCACCGATGAGGATACCAAAGAGTTGGTGGTGAAAGTGAATGGTAAAAAAACAACTGTTAAACTGCAAGATAGATACGATGAGCTTTTGGCAAGCATGGGCATGGATACCAAAGCGGGTAAAAAGCAAGGACAGGTAAAAGCACCAATGCCTGGCATGGTGTTGAAACTTTTAGCCCAAGAGGGACAGCAAATTGCCAAAGGTGATAGCCTATTGTTATTAGAAGCCATGAAAATGGAAAATATCATCAAATCGCCTGTGGATGGGCTGATTAAGAAGATTTATATCAGTGAAAAAGATAAAGTAGAAAAGAATCAGGTGATGATAGAGTTTGGGTGA
- the mltG gene encoding endolytic transglycosylase MltG, which produces MAKKKTKRSTKKLIIIICSIIVVIAAAVGFLYWFVLYKPNLKLAKDKQFIYIKSGSTYNMVLDDLSPILQDSWSFKWIAEAMKYDKLIKPGRYTLADGMGNKELIQLLRSGKQEPVKIIIQSHNRVGDIIKNIVANLETDSQDLANELYKGNKLKLYNILPKNMFEIFIPNTYFINWDTKPDSVIGRLVHEYDRFWNSERESKLKALGVTRSDAITIASLVIKETNKQSDMPIIAGVVFNRLHKKMNLEMDPTIKFALNDFTLKRIYNKHKDASASSPYNTYTHRGLPPGPICNPTIEAIDAVLNADNNDFIFYCASETRLGYHNFAETLSQHNANARRYQRWLDANRIR; this is translated from the coding sequence ATGGCTAAAAAGAAGACAAAGCGGAGTACCAAAAAACTCATTATTATCATTTGTTCGATTATAGTAGTGATTGCTGCCGCGGTGGGTTTCTTGTATTGGTTTGTGTTATACAAACCTAATTTAAAATTAGCTAAAGACAAACAGTTTATATATATTAAATCAGGAAGTACCTATAATATGGTGCTAGATGACTTATCTCCAATTTTACAAGATTCATGGAGTTTTAAATGGATAGCGGAAGCCATGAAATATGATAAACTCATTAAGCCAGGTCGCTATACTTTGGCTGACGGGATGGGCAATAAAGAATTGATACAGTTACTTCGTTCAGGCAAGCAAGAACCCGTAAAAATTATTATACAATCGCACAATAGGGTAGGGGATATTATAAAAAACATAGTTGCCAATTTGGAAACCGATAGCCAGGATTTAGCAAATGAGTTATATAAGGGCAATAAGCTAAAATTGTATAATATTTTGCCCAAAAATATGTTTGAAATATTTATTCCAAACACCTATTTCATCAATTGGGATACTAAGCCCGACAGCGTTATAGGTCGATTGGTGCATGAGTATGATAGGTTTTGGAATAGCGAACGCGAAAGCAAATTAAAAGCATTAGGTGTTACTAGAAGCGATGCAATTACTATCGCATCTTTGGTTATAAAAGAAACGAACAAACAATCCGATATGCCTATTATTGCAGGTGTGGTGTTTAACCGATTGCATAAGAAAATGAATTTGGAAATGGACCCAACTATCAAATTTGCTTTAAATGATTTTACCCTCAAACGTATATATAATAAACATAAAGACGCATCGGCTTCATCCCCCTATAATACCTATACACACAGAGGTCTTCCACCGGGCCCCATCTGCAACCCAACCATAGAAGCCATAGACGCCGTGTTGAATGCCGATAATAATGATTTTATATTTTATTGTGCCAGTGAAACCAGGCTGGGGTATCACAATTTTGCAGAGACACTTTCACAACATAATGCAAATGCGAGGAGGTATCAGAGGTGGTTGGATGCGAATAGAATAAGGTAG
- a CDS encoding ribonuclease H-like domain-containing protein — protein MLENLDLGNVMALDVETVPQYRNYQELPEHWKKLWDKKSALKYPNQLPHESYNSAGIYAEFGKVICVSLGLFSRWGKSYQLKIKSYCGHDEKKLLNDVSDALDKFVKSPMQLLLAHNGKEFDFPYLSRRMVINQVKLPIVLDTAGKKPWELNHLDTMELWKFGDFKAYTSLELLAAAFDIPTPKDDIDGSMVSGIYYNEGDLNRIKAYCEKDVATLARLMVKFKDEGDIPDSVISVV, from the coding sequence ATGCTCGAAAATTTAGACCTCGGAAATGTGATGGCTTTGGATGTTGAGACTGTGCCTCAATATCGCAATTACCAAGAGTTGCCCGAACATTGGAAAAAACTATGGGACAAGAAATCTGCCCTCAAATACCCCAATCAGTTACCACACGAAAGCTATAATAGTGCTGGAATCTACGCCGAATTTGGTAAAGTTATATGTGTTTCGTTGGGACTGTTCAGCCGTTGGGGTAAGTCGTATCAGCTTAAAATAAAATCTTATTGTGGACATGACGAGAAGAAACTTTTGAATGATGTGTCGGATGCCCTAGATAAATTTGTGAAATCGCCGATGCAATTATTGTTGGCCCATAATGGCAAAGAATTCGATTTTCCTTATTTGTCACGCCGTATGGTAATTAACCAAGTAAAGCTACCCATTGTATTAGACACTGCTGGCAAAAAGCCTTGGGAGTTGAACCATTTAGATACGATGGAGTTGTGGAAATTTGGCGACTTTAAAGCGTACACTTCCTTAGAATTATTGGCCGCAGCTTTTGATATCCCAACACCCAAAGATGATATAGACGGAAGTATGGTAAGTGGTATATATTATAATGAGGGCGATTTGAATCGAATTAAAGCTTATTGCGAAAAAGATGTTGCAACCTTGGCACGGTTGATGGTTAAATTTAAAGACGAGGGCGACATTCCCGATAGTGTAATTTCAGTAGTATAA
- a CDS encoding ATP-binding cassette domain-containing protein, with protein MEISIIETQDVSKQYASHLALDKVSLKMPKGKITGLLGPNGAGKTSLIRIITQITRADSGLVLFEGQPLKPKHIEGIGYLPEERGLYKKMEVGEQLLYLAQLKGLSRADAITRCKVWVDKFDIGTWWKKKVEELSKGMQQKVQFISTVIHEPTLIILDEPFTGFDPNNAKLIKDEILALKAKGASIIFSTHRMESVEEMCDYIIFINKSKKILEAELQQVKEQFRTNTYELVYNGDNLQTPQNTEIVDDRIENGSHICILKHPSPMGRNELLKQVMQHVEVVSFSEKMPAMSDIFIKLTSEN; from the coding sequence ATGGAAATAAGTATTATAGAAACCCAAGATGTGAGTAAGCAATATGCCTCTCATTTGGCATTGGACAAAGTGAGTTTGAAAATGCCCAAAGGAAAAATTACAGGTTTGCTTGGACCTAATGGAGCAGGCAAAACCTCGCTTATCCGCATCATTACCCAAATTACTCGTGCCGATAGTGGTTTGGTATTATTTGAAGGACAACCACTCAAACCCAAACATATAGAAGGCATTGGTTATTTGCCCGAAGAGCGTGGATTGTATAAGAAGATGGAAGTGGGCGAACAATTATTATACCTAGCCCAGCTTAAGGGATTGAGCAGAGCAGACGCTATTACACGTTGTAAGGTATGGGTTGATAAGTTCGATATTGGCACTTGGTGGAAGAAAAAGGTGGAAGAACTTTCAAAGGGAATGCAACAAAAAGTACAATTTATTAGTACCGTTATTCATGAACCTACTTTAATAATATTGGATGAACCCTTTACAGGTTTCGATCCCAATAATGCAAAACTAATTAAAGACGAAATACTTGCTCTTAAAGCCAAAGGAGCTTCTATTATATTCTCCACACACCGCATGGAATCGGTGGAAGAAATGTGTGACTATATTATATTTATTAATAAATCTAAAAAAATATTAGAGGCAGAATTACAACAAGTGAAAGAACAGTTTCGTACCAATACTTATGAATTGGTTTATAATGGCGACAATTTGCAAACCCCGCAAAACACAGAGATTGTAGATGACCGTATAGAGAACGGCAGTCATATATGTATATTGAAACACCCAAGCCCCATGGGTAGAAATGAACTTTTGAAACAAGTGATGCAGCATGTAGAAGTGGTGTCATTTAGCGAGAAGATGCCAGCCATGAGTGATATCTTTATCAAACTCACTTCAGAAAATTAA